One window of the Salvelinus fontinalis isolate EN_2023a chromosome 2, ASM2944872v1, whole genome shotgun sequence genome contains the following:
- the LOC129816941 gene encoding uncharacterized protein LOC129816941: MEDRRILPTGGAGDPKTKGIPLVVKTEPDTKTRRVREEAQPTIPIRVKKEDVSDVPLKVPRFQYVDFPSLHQCIQQLTVPPLDSWLEGCPLALGRPSGGCAPLTSKEKVPKFKYVDYPSLHHCIQQLSVPPLESWSSGLARPGSAATGGPGFTTSQPSFVRGNQTGQGDVSASAQKQDKYTAFPFPGPDPSSIQFVNSSNQASHKPQLPQMRLSSPPRARPAVSSEGEEARHKVVCSDQLSQKSSNPKSWVAGMKRVRGAGLLHQSNRKSAGDDNWHADLKKSPESHQEAKVELSDSPDLGQGFWRTIPESVCPFCQNMFSNPEELRIHQKSHREKKPH, translated from the exons ATGGAGGATAGGAGAATTCTCCCTACAGGGGGAGCAGGTGATCCAAAAACAAAGGGCATACCCTTAGTGGTCAAAACTGAGCCGGACACAAAAACCCgtagggtgagagaggaggcaCAGCCTACCATACCCATCAGGGTTAAAAAAGAGGACGTCTCTGACGTGCCCCTCAAAGTGCCCAGATTCCAGTACGTGGACTTTCCTTCGCTGCACCAGTGCATCCAGCAGCTCACCGTGCCACCCCTGGACAGCTGGCTGGAGGGTTGCCCTCTGGCCCTGGGAAGACCCTCTGGAGGATGTGCCCCTCTCACTTCCAAGGAGAAGGTTCCCAAGTTTAAGTATGTGGACTATCCCTCTCTGCACCACTGCATCCAGCAGTTGTCTGTGCCGCCTCTGGAGAGCTGGAGCTCGGGGTTGGCCAGGCCAGGGAGTGCGGCGACAGGGGGACCTGGATTCACCACTTCTCAACCCAGCTTTGTGAGGGGGAATCAGACAGGACAGGGAGATGTTTCAGCATCGGCTCAAAAGCAGGACAAGTACACTGCTTTCCCCTTCCCTGGTCCTGACCCCAGTTCCATCCAGTTTGTGAACTCCTCAAACCAGGCATCCCATAAGCCTCAACTGCCTCAGATGCGCTTGAGCAGTCCGCCCCGAGCCAGGCCCGCAGTAAGCTCAGAGGGGGAAGAGGCTCGCCATAAGGTGGTGTGTTCAGATCAGCTGTCTCAAAAGTCCTCTAATCCTAAATCTTGGGTTGCTGGAATGAAGCGTGTCAGAGGAGCAGGGCTACTCCATCAGAGTAATAGGAAGTCAGCTGGTGATGATAATTGGCACGCAGACCTAAAGAAATCTCCAGAAAGTCATCAAGAGGCCAAAGTGGAGCTCAGTGACTCTCCTGACCTAGGGCAAGGTTTTTGGAGAACCATCCCAGAGTCTGTCTGCCCCTTTTGCCAAAATATGTTTTCAAATCCAGAGGAATTGCGGATCCACCAGAAGAGTCACAGAGAAAAG AAGCCACATTGA